Proteins co-encoded in one Paracrocinitomix mangrovi genomic window:
- a CDS encoding T9SS type A sorting domain-containing protein — MKIKVIIATLTCLLFTSISKAQCSGFSMTISTNNPTCYGFSDGSLTVNTTGGTGNINYTITDSVGNVLNLGNANTSNNLLEGWYYVLVTDQVPCTLYDSVYLDAPDEMMIDLVIDEALCYGDTSAWVYVDTIYNWTGAYNQIMYFWNPIPVGNTNGVGTDSIFNVPSGNYLLGVVDENGCSISENFIVPDAPSQVVIDSLVYQNCVSGGDGSASLYASGGTAPYTYLWYNNATGDSLNTQSVSGLDAGVYYYEVYDANGCILSQVGDSLTLGCVGMVDLDVEFKMYPNPTTGLLTVDLGNQLIDALMVYDLLGNAVLELHHVSGIIFVDLSEVSAGTYLVYLTHQDAVKVKKVVVE, encoded by the coding sequence ATGAAAATCAAAGTCATTATCGCAACACTCACTTGTTTGCTATTTACAAGCATCTCAAAAGCTCAATGTTCTGGTTTTTCAATGACCATTTCAACTAATAACCCTACTTGTTATGGGTTTTCTGATGGATCTTTGACAGTGAATACCACCGGAGGAACAGGAAATATTAATTATACCATTACAGATTCTGTTGGGAATGTTTTGAATTTAGGAAATGCAAATACTTCAAATAATCTTCTTGAAGGATGGTATTATGTTTTGGTCACAGATCAAGTTCCGTGTACACTTTATGATTCTGTTTATCTGGATGCTCCGGATGAAATGATGATTGACCTGGTGATTGACGAAGCGTTATGTTATGGAGATACTTCTGCTTGGGTGTATGTTGATACTATTTACAATTGGACAGGAGCCTACAACCAAATCATGTATTTCTGGAATCCAATTCCTGTTGGAAATACAAATGGAGTAGGAACAGATTCGATATTCAATGTGCCAAGCGGTAATTATTTACTTGGTGTAGTAGATGAAAATGGATGCAGTATTAGTGAGAATTTTATTGTCCCGGATGCCCCTTCACAAGTGGTTATTGATTCTTTGGTTTACCAAAACTGTGTCAGTGGTGGTGACGGAAGCGCAAGTCTTTATGCTTCAGGTGGAACAGCTCCTTATACTTATTTGTGGTACAATAATGCCACTGGAGATTCATTAAATACCCAAAGCGTTTCAGGGCTTGATGCAGGCGTATATTATTATGAAGTGTATGATGCCAATGGATGTATCTTATCACAAGTAGGAGATTCTTTGACGCTAGGATGTGTAGGTATGGTAGATTTGGACGTAGAGTTTAAAATGTATCCAAATCCAACCACAGGATTGTTGACTGTTGATTTAGGAAATCAATTGATTGATGCACTAATGGTGTATGACCTCCTCGGAAATGCTGTTCTTGAATTACATCATGTGTCTGGAATTATTTTCGTTGATCTTTCAGAAGTAAGTGCAGGAACATATTTGGTGTATTTGACGCATCAAGATGCTGTGAAGGTTAAAAAGGTAGTGGTGGAATAA
- a CDS encoding SDR family oxidoreductase, producing MQKTILVTGGNRGIGLETCKQLAAMGHTVIMGSRNLEKGQEKAKAIDGNVIAKQLDVTSEASINALKAEIQAEFGKLDVLINNAGIMSEDNVSDVSIEEQKRVMETNVWAPMRMVQIFVPLLNNSDDPRIVNLSSQMGQRMNQTADHSAYRLSKFTLNGLTLQLANALPNIKVNAMHPGWVKTDMGGSSAPLSVEEGADTSVWLATADNIPSGKLFCCRELMEW from the coding sequence ATGCAAAAAACAATCCTGGTAACCGGAGGCAACAGAGGAATTGGCCTTGAAACATGCAAACAATTAGCTGCCATGGGACACACTGTCATCATGGGATCCCGCAATCTTGAAAAAGGACAAGAAAAAGCCAAAGCAATAGACGGAAACGTTATCGCAAAGCAATTGGATGTTACCTCAGAAGCTTCTATCAACGCATTAAAAGCTGAAATTCAAGCTGAGTTCGGTAAATTGGATGTCCTCATTAATAATGCAGGAATAATGAGTGAAGACAATGTCTCGGATGTGAGTATTGAAGAACAAAAAAGAGTAATGGAAACCAACGTTTGGGCGCCAATGAGAATGGTGCAAATATTCGTTCCGTTACTGAACAATTCTGATGACCCTAGAATCGTGAATTTAAGCTCACAAATGGGGCAAAGAATGAACCAAACTGCCGATCATTCTGCTTATAGATTATCAAAATTCACTTTAAACGGATTGACACTGCAACTGGCCAATGCCTTGCCTAACATCAAAGTAAACGCCATGCATCCCGGATGGGTAAAAACCGATATGGGAGGTTCAAGCGCACCACTTTCTGTTGAAGAAGGAGCAGACACTTCTGTTTGGTTGGCTACTGCAGATAATATCCCTAGCGGAAAACTGTTTTGCTGCCGTGAATTGATGGAGTGGTAA
- a CDS encoding T9SS type A sorting domain-containing protein, with translation MKQLPIRLLFSVVLVISSMSAKAVTYTVTNTNDAGAGSLRQAILDANANAGADDINFSGIAYPADIVLTTGQLTISEDLTINGPGMDSLSINGNAASRCFNITSGLTAEISNLTIKNGSNLSHGGAIYSLGNLNLYYCSVIGNNSNQNGGAIFINNADLTLAYTNFTFNYATTDGGAVFCPNGICTIQYCSFVDNYADDDGGAVFSTAGSITIENSFFDINGSADKGGAIACQNGQVDVTNSTFSNNLGSLGGGAFYLSDGSGSTSSLSLLNVTMYENLSTIYLDNTGGTPSFTTKNSIFSSSFTYYANGVVNAVSEGYNMCSNADMDALLVSTGDEVSTDPLLMAPADNGGLTKTCALYCSSPAIDAGTDTGAPTLDQRGVARVGTTDMGAFENTIFPEAPYNVSATICAGETYSVGSSVYDTSGVYNDTLVAANTCDSIIITTLTVEAAIDNSTSTTDFTITAAQTGDTYQWINCDSNTEINGETNQSYTADANGNYAVVVTVGNCSDTSDCVLIEGVGFEDWQMSDVKIYPNPSKGQFTIELPNSLTESTAIRVLSVDGKVVYSTFANSNKTEIKLDVEPGLYLVELNDGSKSEVIRLVIE, from the coding sequence GTGAAGCAGTTACCAATTAGATTACTTTTTTCTGTTGTTTTAGTGATTAGCTCAATGAGCGCTAAGGCTGTTACTTACACAGTAACCAATACCAATGATGCCGGAGCGGGTTCATTGCGTCAGGCTATTTTAGATGCCAACGCCAATGCGGGAGCTGATGATATTAACTTTAGTGGAATCGCCTATCCTGCGGACATTGTTTTAACTACTGGTCAATTAACCATTTCAGAAGATTTAACCATTAACGGGCCGGGAATGGATTCGCTTTCAATAAACGGTAATGCAGCCTCAAGATGTTTTAATATCACCTCAGGACTGACAGCTGAGATTTCAAACCTGACAATTAAAAATGGATCCAACTTATCACATGGTGGTGCAATTTATTCATTGGGTAACTTAAATCTTTATTACTGCTCAGTAATTGGCAATAACAGCAACCAAAATGGTGGCGCCATCTTTATTAATAATGCAGATTTAACCCTTGCCTACACTAATTTCACTTTCAACTATGCCACTACAGATGGAGGTGCAGTATTTTGCCCTAATGGTATTTGTACTATTCAATATTGCAGCTTTGTTGACAATTATGCTGATGATGACGGAGGTGCCGTTTTTTCAACTGCGGGATCAATTACAATTGAAAATTCGTTTTTTGATATCAACGGTTCTGCCGACAAGGGAGGTGCTATAGCTTGCCAAAATGGTCAGGTAGATGTAACAAACAGCACATTTAGCAACAATTTAGGATCACTTGGTGGAGGTGCTTTTTACTTGAGTGACGGTAGTGGTTCAACTTCTTCGCTTTCGCTTTTGAATGTGACCATGTATGAGAATTTGTCTACCATTTACCTTGACAATACAGGAGGTACACCTTCATTTACTACCAAGAATTCAATTTTCTCTAGTTCTTTTACGTACTATGCAAATGGAGTTGTTAATGCCGTTTCAGAAGGATACAATATGTGCAGCAATGCAGATATGGATGCTTTGTTGGTTTCAACAGGAGATGAGGTGAGTACTGATCCTCTACTAATGGCTCCTGCCGATAATGGTGGATTAACCAAAACTTGTGCTTTGTATTGCAGCAGTCCGGCAATTGATGCGGGAACAGATACCGGCGCTCCAACTTTAGATCAAAGAGGTGTAGCCCGTGTAGGAACTACAGATATGGGAGCTTTTGAAAACACAATCTTTCCTGAGGCGCCTTACAATGTTTCTGCTACCATATGTGCAGGTGAAACATATTCAGTTGGAAGCAGTGTTTATGATACATCAGGTGTTTACAATGACACTTTAGTGGCTGCAAATACTTGTGACAGTATCATCATTACAACCTTAACAGTAGAGGCTGCTATTGACAATTCAACCAGCACAACAGATTTTACAATTACGGCTGCTCAAACCGGAGACACTTACCAATGGATTAACTGTGATTCAAATACAGAAATTAATGGGGAAACCAACCAATCTTACACCGCAGATGCTAACGGAAATTATGCTGTTGTAGTAACCGTAGGAAACTGCTCTGACACTTCAGACTGTGTGTTGATTGAAGGTGTAGGTTTTGAAGATTGGCAGATGAGTGATGTGAAAATCTATCCAAATCCTTCAAAAGGACAGTTCACAATTGAGTTGCCAAATTCATTAACTGAAAGTACTGCCATTCGCGTATTGAGCGTTGACGGTAAAGTTGTGTATTCGACTTTTGCTAACAGCAATAAAACTGAGATCAAGCTGGATGTTGAACCCGGTTTGTATTTGGTTGAATTAAATGATGGATCTAAAAGTGAAGTGATTCGCCTTGTTATTGAGTAA
- a CDS encoding DUF4268 domain-containing protein yields the protein MYLIKKKENKIVEIEKNSFSELGFKERENLQEWLADNPSALGEEMLIIQKEFNGFNDTNERLDLLALDKDGNLVIIENKLDDSGKNVTWQCLKYASYCSSLKKSQIIKIYQEYLNKYFQGENAEELVSEFFDGVEAEELVLNSGLTQRLILVSGNFRKEVTSTVMWLLNYGIRVQCFQVTPYSLKEQLFLNVEQIIPVKEAQDFSISMAEKTQEDIASKEEIKNRHIVRRKFWQQVINEMNTKSNLYQNISAGKYNWIGAGSGVRGVGYNFAATKKYFRAEVYIDRGDKEQNEFIFDFLFKEKIKIEEAFGAPLVWERLNEKRGCRIKYEDTNFNIFDEETWPESLDAITDAMVELEKAMEPFVKAVGKKLK from the coding sequence ATGTATTTGATTAAGAAGAAAGAAAATAAGATAGTTGAAATCGAGAAAAACTCATTTTCTGAACTCGGATTCAAAGAACGAGAAAACCTGCAAGAATGGTTAGCAGACAATCCTTCTGCTTTAGGGGAAGAAATGCTCATAATCCAAAAGGAATTCAATGGGTTTAACGACACTAATGAGCGACTTGATCTTTTGGCTCTTGACAAAGATGGAAACCTTGTAATAATTGAGAATAAACTGGATGATAGTGGTAAAAACGTTACTTGGCAATGCCTTAAATATGCGTCATATTGCTCAAGCTTGAAAAAATCACAAATCATCAAAATCTACCAAGAATATCTTAATAAATACTTTCAAGGTGAAAATGCTGAAGAGTTAGTCTCCGAATTTTTTGATGGCGTTGAAGCAGAAGAGCTTGTTTTAAATTCAGGCTTGACGCAAAGGCTGATATTGGTATCTGGCAATTTTAGAAAGGAAGTTACCTCTACTGTAATGTGGTTATTAAATTACGGAATAAGAGTGCAGTGTTTTCAAGTCACACCTTACTCGCTTAAAGAGCAGTTATTCTTGAATGTTGAACAAATCATCCCTGTAAAAGAAGCTCAAGATTTCTCGATTAGCATGGCTGAGAAAACTCAGGAAGACATTGCTTCCAAAGAAGAGATCAAAAATCGACATATCGTTCGCCGTAAATTCTGGCAGCAAGTCATTAACGAGATGAATACAAAGTCCAATCTATATCAAAATATCAGTGCCGGGAAGTACAATTGGATAGGTGCCGGATCAGGAGTTCGTGGTGTGGGCTATAATTTTGCAGCTACAAAGAAATACTTTAGAGCTGAAGTATACATAGACAGAGGCGACAAAGAACAAAATGAATTCATCTTCGATTTTTTATTTAAGGAAAAGATCAAGATTGAAGAGGCATTTGGAGCTCCGCTTGTTTGGGAAAGACTAAATGAAAAGCGAGGATGTAGAATCAAATATGAAGATACAAACTTCAATATTTTTGATGAAGAGACTTGGCCTGAAAGTTTAGATGCCATTACAGATGCAATGGTAGAACTAGAAAAAGCTATGGAGCCTTTTGTCAAAGCTGTTGGCAAAAAGCTGAAATAA
- a CDS encoding restriction endonuclease subunit S, protein MTDKLGNNTKVSSGQTIRGRVENNPDGSVWVIQMKDLSSDYSSLISVPHLVKEEQISQKQLLRKGDILFSAKGNNNKAYLFNEDHPAVAISLFFVLRTDESRLDPGYLTWYLNSRDGQSYFDKMRGGTYIGNIKKGALEEMEIPVPPIEKQKKIAKLSELAMKENHLLLALAENRKQLVETTITQNL, encoded by the coding sequence ATGACGGACAAGTTAGGAAATAACACTAAAGTTTCTTCAGGACAAACGATAAGAGGCAGGGTTGAAAATAACCCTGATGGTTCGGTTTGGGTAATTCAGATGAAGGATTTGAGCAGTGATTATTCCTCATTGATATCTGTTCCACATCTTGTCAAGGAAGAACAGATTAGTCAAAAGCAGTTATTGAGAAAGGGAGATATTTTATTTTCTGCAAAAGGAAACAACAATAAGGCATACCTCTTTAATGAAGATCATCCTGCCGTGGCCATTTCGCTTTTTTTTGTTTTGAGAACGGATGAGAGCAGATTAGATCCTGGATACCTGACCTGGTATTTGAACAGTCGTGATGGACAGAGTTATTTTGACAAGATGAGAGGCGGTACATATATCGGAAACATAAAAAAAGGAGCGCTTGAAGAAATGGAAATACCAGTTCCGCCAATAGAAAAACAAAAGAAAATAGCTAAGCTGTCTGAGTTAGCAATGAAAGAGAATCACTTGTTGCTAGCCTTAGCAGAAAATAGAAAACAATTAGTAGAAACAACAATAACCCAAAACTTATGA
- a CDS encoding type I restriction-modification system subunit M — MTTTRPTQDQINSSLWAACDTFRGTLDSSEYKNYILVFMFLKYLSDVWKDHYEEYKEQYGDDEELIMRKLKRERFYLPDNCTFDYIYENRNKDNIGEIIDKVLARIEDQNMEKLEGVFRNISYNSEKLGQTKDRNNRLKNLINDFANPILNFRPSILGSSEDILGNGYMYLLERFASGAGKKGGEFYTPHEVSVLLAKLVNPKPGNRICDPTCGSGSLLTTVAEEVKDEKGNRSNDFSLYGQESNGDTWALGKLNMFLHGMDSARLDWGDTINNPKLLEGEGLMKFDIVVANPPFSLDKWGHDKAEADRFKRFHWGIPPKTKGDYAFILHMIETLLPTGRAGVIVPHGVLFRGSTEGTIRKKLVDENLLEAVIGLPSNLFFGTGIPAAILIFNKAKSTDDVLFIDASKEYEEGKKQNKLREGDIDKIAQTYFNWESVDKYSHVANLDEIKENDYNLNIPRYVDTFEEEEPVDIATVQANIESIEKELTEVRKEMDEYLKELGY, encoded by the coding sequence ATGACAACAACTAGACCTACACAAGATCAAATCAACAGCTCATTATGGGCTGCATGTGATACGTTCAGAGGAACACTAGATTCTTCAGAATACAAGAATTACATCTTGGTATTTATGTTCTTGAAATACCTCAGTGATGTTTGGAAAGATCATTACGAAGAGTACAAAGAGCAATATGGAGATGATGAAGAACTCATCATGCGTAAGTTGAAACGTGAGCGTTTTTATTTACCTGATAACTGTACGTTTGATTACATCTATGAAAACCGTAATAAGGATAACATTGGTGAAATCATTGATAAAGTACTGGCGAGAATTGAAGACCAGAACATGGAGAAGTTAGAAGGTGTTTTTAGAAACATCTCCTACAACTCTGAAAAGTTGGGCCAAACAAAAGATCGTAACAATAGGTTGAAAAACCTGATCAATGATTTTGCAAATCCAATCTTAAACTTTCGCCCTTCAATATTAGGTAGCTCAGAAGATATTCTGGGTAATGGATACATGTATTTGTTAGAACGTTTTGCGTCTGGTGCAGGTAAAAAAGGCGGTGAGTTTTATACGCCACATGAAGTATCTGTTCTATTAGCCAAGTTAGTTAATCCAAAACCGGGTAACAGAATATGTGATCCAACTTGCGGTTCAGGGTCTTTATTGACAACAGTAGCTGAAGAGGTAAAAGATGAAAAAGGCAACCGATCAAATGACTTTTCATTGTATGGTCAAGAAAGCAACGGTGACACTTGGGCGTTGGGTAAATTGAACATGTTCCTTCATGGTATGGACTCAGCACGATTAGACTGGGGAGATACCATCAATAATCCAAAGCTGCTAGAAGGTGAAGGTTTAATGAAGTTTGATATAGTAGTAGCCAATCCGCCATTTAGTTTAGATAAGTGGGGGCATGACAAAGCTGAGGCAGATCGTTTCAAAAGATTTCATTGGGGTATTCCACCTAAAACCAAAGGTGATTACGCTTTCATTCTGCATATGATTGAAACATTGCTGCCAACTGGTAGGGCCGGTGTAATCGTGCCTCACGGTGTGCTATTTAGAGGGAGTACTGAAGGTACGATCAGAAAGAAATTGGTGGATGAAAATTTGCTAGAAGCGGTAATTGGTTTACCATCCAATTTGTTCTTTGGAACAGGCATTCCGGCTGCAATTTTAATATTCAATAAAGCCAAATCAACTGATGATGTCCTTTTCATTGATGCCAGCAAAGAATACGAAGAAGGGAAAAAGCAAAATAAATTAAGAGAAGGTGATATTGATAAAATTGCTCAGACTTACTTCAATTGGGAGTCAGTTGATAAGTACAGCCATGTCGCAAATCTAGATGAGATCAAAGAGAATGATTACAACCTCAATATCCCGCGTTATGTAGACACCTTTGAAGAAGAAGAGCCGGTAGATATTGCAACAGTTCAAGCCAATATAGAGTCCATTGAAAAGGAGTTGACGGAGGTGAGAAAAGAAATGGATGAATATCTAAAAGAATTGGGATACTAA
- a CDS encoding restriction endonuclease subunit S: MGAIVENKVGFKETKLGWVPNDWSVTLLKSLVDPKRKIRYGIVQPGKFDPDGRYLLRGQDYSSSKGWNKPENLFKVSDEVESRYVKARLSKDDLIITIVGAGTGYVAQIPEWLDGANITQTTARIAIDKNIAEPNFYKQYLNSDLGKKQVYRFVKGGAQPGLNVGDVEKFKILFPPLLEQQKIAKILSAWDKAIEKLEQLISEKEQLKKGLMQQLLTGEKRFPGFTDEWEEVKLGDVYEIVGGGTPDTNNLAYWEGSIQWYTPTEIKSKYVSKSVRTITEKGLANSSAKLLPAGTLLFTSRATIGDVGFTTEQATTNQGFQSFLPNSDNELHFLYYWILQNRHEFIRRSSGSTFLEISKKEVQKVKISLPSKQEQKKIADALGSFDREIESLNAELSQFKNQKKGLTQQLLTGKITVSI, from the coding sequence ATGGGAGCGATTGTCGAAAACAAAGTTGGATTTAAAGAAACCAAATTAGGGTGGGTACCTAATGATTGGTCTGTGACTCTCCTTAAATCCTTGGTTGATCCCAAAAGAAAGATCAGGTATGGTATTGTTCAGCCCGGCAAATTTGACCCTGATGGTCGCTACCTTTTAAGGGGGCAAGATTATTCAAGTTCAAAAGGCTGGAACAAACCTGAGAATTTGTTTAAGGTGTCAGATGAAGTTGAAAGCAGGTATGTAAAAGCAAGGCTAAGTAAAGATGACTTGATAATCACGATTGTTGGTGCAGGGACAGGCTATGTTGCTCAAATACCTGAGTGGCTGGATGGTGCAAACATTACACAGACAACGGCACGAATAGCTATTGACAAAAATATCGCGGAACCAAATTTTTATAAACAATATTTAAACTCTGATTTGGGTAAGAAACAGGTTTATCGTTTTGTTAAGGGGGGTGCACAACCTGGTTTAAATGTTGGAGATGTAGAGAAGTTTAAAATCCTTTTTCCTCCTTTGCTAGAACAACAAAAAATCGCCAAAATATTAAGCGCATGGGATAAAGCCATTGAAAAATTAGAGCAGTTGATATCAGAAAAAGAGCAGCTCAAAAAAGGCTTGATGCAACAGCTCCTAACAGGTGAAAAACGCTTTCCCGGTTTCACAGATGAGTGGGAAGAGGTTAAGTTAGGGGATGTATATGAGATAGTTGGCGGCGGTACACCAGATACTAATAATTTGGCTTACTGGGAAGGAAGTATCCAATGGTATACACCTACTGAGATTAAATCGAAATATGTTTCGAAAAGTGTTAGGACAATAACCGAAAAAGGTCTTGCAAATAGTTCTGCTAAACTCTTGCCAGCAGGTACTTTGCTATTTACCAGCAGAGCCACAATTGGGGATGTTGGTTTTACAACTGAACAAGCAACAACTAATCAAGGGTTTCAATCCTTTCTGCCAAATTCTGACAATGAACTACACTTTTTGTATTACTGGATTTTACAAAACAGACATGAGTTTATCAGAAGATCATCCGGTTCAACATTTTTGGAAATTAGCAAAAAGGAGGTCCAAAAAGTCAAAATTTCTTTACCATCAAAACAAGAACAAAAGAAGATAGCAGATGCATTGGGATCATTCGATCGAGAAATTGAAAGTTTGAATGCTGAACTCTCTCAATTCAAGAATCAGAAAAAAGGATTAACACAACAATTATTAACTGGTAAAATCACAGTAAGCATATGA